The following proteins are co-located in the Patescibacteria group bacterium genome:
- the ligA gene encoding NAD-dependent DNA ligase LigA codes for MNKQQAQQRIEKLRKTIDHHRYLYYVLDRPEISDAAWDSLKHELENLEKQYPELITPDSPTQRVGGQPLEKFVKVEHPVPMLSFNDAFSEQEIKDWLQRAENYLKNEVKGGFYCEPKIDGLAISLIYKNGIFELGSTRGNGQIGEDVTQNLKTIKTIPLKIKKIDHQIYQQKYQARNLHEQKVEKLADQILANLNSKQELEVRGEVYVSKKDFYKINQQRQEKDLESFANPRNVAAGSIRQLDPQVAAERDLSCFIYSLKTDLDQITHEQEHFITKKLGFNVNNLCEYCQDLNQVFDYFKKIAQMRDRLPYEIDGVVILVNDNQVFKKLGVAGKAPRGAIAYKFPAEEATTVVENIQVQIGRTGALTPVAKLKPVQVGGVMVSSATLHNMDEIERLDVRIGDTVIIQRAGDVIPDIVKVLVDFRTGHEKKFHMPKTCPFCDGQIIQPVGEVAYYCTNKNCFAIRQRELYHFVSRQAFDIDGLGPKIINQLMNVGLVRDAADIFNLTQGDLKPLERFAEKSADNLVQAIEKSKTISLARFIFALGIRHVGEETAIVLAQHFKKLNKIQQASLEELENLRDIGSVVAKSIYDYFNDDKNLDLIQRLINSGVKIQSPQEISKKLTGQTFVLTGSLPNLTRDEAKLKIRELGGNISSSVSSQTDFVIAGDNPGSKFDKAQELGVKILNEQDFLDLIKN; via the coding sequence ATGAACAAACAACAAGCCCAACAAAGAATTGAAAAATTAAGAAAAACGATTGATCATCATCGTTATCTTTATTATGTTTTAGATCGTCCTGAAATTTCTGATGCAGCTTGGGATTCGTTAAAACATGAGTTAGAAAATTTAGAAAAACAATATCCAGAGTTGATCACACCAGATTCGCCAACTCAACGGGTGGGAGGACAGCCATTAGAAAAATTTGTTAAAGTTGAGCATCCAGTGCCAATGTTATCTTTTAATGATGCCTTTTCAGAACAGGAAATTAAAGACTGGTTGCAACGTGCCGAAAATTATTTAAAAAACGAGGTTAAGGGTGGTTTTTATTGTGAGCCAAAAATTGATGGTTTGGCAATTTCTTTGATTTATAAAAATGGTATTTTTGAATTAGGTTCAACCAGAGGTAATGGGCAAATCGGTGAAGATGTAACTCAAAATTTAAAAACGATTAAAACTATTCCTTTAAAAATAAAAAAAATTGATCATCAAATTTATCAACAAAAATATCAAGCGCGCAATTTACATGAGCAAAAAGTCGAAAAACTGGCAGACCAAATTTTAGCCAATTTAAATTCAAAACAGGAATTAGAAGTGCGGGGTGAAGTATATGTTTCAAAAAAAGATTTTTATAAAATTAATCAACAACGTCAAGAAAAAGATTTAGAGTCCTTTGCCAATCCGCGCAATGTTGCAGCTGGGTCGATTCGGCAATTAGATCCGCAGGTAGCAGCTGAACGTGATTTGAGTTGCTTTATTTATTCACTGAAAACTGATTTGGATCAAATAACACACGAGCAAGAACATTTTATAACTAAAAAATTAGGTTTTAATGTAAATAATTTGTGTGAGTATTGTCAGGATTTAAATCAGGTTTTTGATTATTTTAAAAAAATAGCTCAGATGCGCGATCGATTACCGTATGAAATCGACGGGGTGGTTATTTTAGTTAATGATAATCAAGTTTTTAAAAAATTGGGTGTGGCTGGCAAAGCACCACGCGGAGCAATTGCTTATAAATTTCCAGCCGAAGAGGCGACAACGGTGGTTGAAAATATTCAAGTTCAGATTGGACGGACTGGTGCTCTGACCCCAGTGGCAAAATTAAAACCCGTTCAAGTCGGAGGAGTGATGGTTTCATCAGCCACTTTACATAATATGGACGAAATTGAACGTTTAGATGTGAGAATTGGTGACACGGTTATTATCCAACGAGCGGGTGACGTGATTCCAGACATAGTTAAAGTTTTAGTTGATTTTAGAACTGGCCATGAAAAAAAATTTCATATGCCCAAAACTTGTCCCTTTTGTGACGGTCAAATTATTCAACCGGTTGGTGAAGTGGCTTATTATTGTACTAATAAAAATTGTTTTGCTATTCGTCAGCGCGAGTTGTATCATTTTGTTTCGCGCCAGGCTTTTGATATTGACGGTTTGGGACCTAAAATTATTAATCAATTAATGAATGTAGGTCTAGTGCGCGATGCGGCTGATATTTTTAATTTAACTCAAGGAGATTTAAAGCCTTTAGAGCGTTTTGCTGAAAAATCAGCCGATAATCTGGTTCAAGCCATTGAAAAGAGTAAAACAATTTCTTTAGCGCGTTTTATTTTTGCCTTAGGCATTCGACACGTGGGCGAAGAAACAGCTATAGTTTTAGCTCAACATTTTAAAAAATTAAACAAAATTCAACAAGCCAGTTTAGAAGAATTAGAAAATTTACGCGATATTGGCTCGGTAGTAGCTAAAAGTATTTATGATTATTTTAACGATGATAAAAATTTAGATTTAATTCAGCGTTTAATAAATTCAGGTGTTAAAATTCAATCACCACAAGAAATTAGTAAAAAATTAACTGGACAAACTTTTGTGTTAACTGGTAGTTTGCCAAATTTAACCCGGGATGAAGCTAAATTAAAAATTCGCGAATTAGGTGGCAACATCTCTTCGAGCGTAAGTTCGCAAACTGATTTTGTAATTGCTGGTGATAATCCAGGTTCAAAATTTGACAAAGCTCAAGAGTTAGGAGTTAAAATTTTAAATGAACAGGATTTTTTAGATTTAATAAAAAATTAA
- a CDS encoding prepilin-type N-terminal cleavage/methylation domain-containing protein, with product MRIKIFKPKEIKNQQGFTLVEMVVSAGLLVMLVMAVSGIYIQSMKTNKSLKEISLLQQEVQYIMESFTKKIRMSEINYDYYGGSVSGSVQELALIDEENKCLVYRLKDKTLQVAFGDESSCPEDPEDPEEPSVFTNLSSENLNIEALDFYIQPVNKSLMIMDFFQPRVTISMRVQIKNNEPEILVQETIPQRFTERK from the coding sequence ATGAGAATTAAGATTTTTAAGCCAAAAGAAATTAAAAATCAACAAGGTTTTACTTTAGTCGAAATGGTGGTCTCGGCTGGTTTATTAGTTATGTTAGTTATGGCGGTTTCGGGGATTTATATTCAGAGTATGAAAACCAATAAAAGTTTAAAAGAGATTTCCCTTTTACAACAGGAAGTACAATATATTATGGAAAGCTTTACAAAAAAAATTAGGATGAGTGAAATTAATTATGATTATTATGGGGGAAGTGTGAGTGGCTCGGTTCAAGAATTAGCCTTAATTGATGAAGAAAATAAATGTTTAGTTTATCGCTTAAAAGATAAGACTTTACAAGTGGCCTTTGGTGATGAAAGTAGTTGTCCTGAAGATCCTGAAGATCCCGAAGAGCCATCGGTTTTTACAAATTTAAGCAGTGAAAATTTAAATATTGAAGCTTTAGATTTTTATATTCAACCAGTAAATAAAAGCCTGATGATAATGGACTTTTTTCAGCCACGAGTGACAATTTCCATGCGAGTTCAAATTAAAAATAATGAGCCGGAAATTTTAGTCCAAGAAACTATCCCACAGAGATTTACTGAGAGGAAATAA